GAGTGTTTTCAAAAAAAGAATTACATTTAATTATGGAAACACCCTAAAAAGAAAAGTTCCGAAAAATTCATAAAAGACATCCGTAAAAATACAAGGAGGATCTTTACAGCCGAGCAGAAAATTTTAATCGTAATGGAAGGGCTTCGTGCAGAAACTTCTGTAGCGGAACTATGCCGACAGCATAATATTGCCCAATCTCAGTTTT
Above is a genomic segment from Chryseobacterium mulctrae containing:
- a CDS encoding transposase — its product is MFTAEQKILIVMEGLRAETSVAELCRQHNIAQSQF